From a single Candidatus Defluviilinea gracilis genomic region:
- a CDS encoding ATP/GTP-binding protein, with protein MQTVKMVVTGPFSAGKTEFIQSVSEIDVVSTERKISNAAEKSVKEATTVAMDFGRITVNDDLVLYLFGTPGQKRFDFMWEILSEGMLGFIVMVDSTRPETFREARSILETFRAYAPTPYVVAANKQDMEDAWDLEDMRHALRLDGKVKLLPCVATDKGTVKTVLVELLTNVLADLK; from the coding sequence ATGCAAACAGTCAAAATGGTCGTTACCGGTCCGTTCAGCGCGGGCAAGACGGAATTCATCCAATCGGTCAGCGAGATCGATGTGGTTTCGACAGAGCGTAAAATTTCCAACGCGGCGGAGAAATCCGTCAAAGAAGCGACAACCGTGGCGATGGACTTCGGTCGCATTACCGTGAACGACGATCTCGTGCTGTATCTTTTCGGAACGCCCGGTCAAAAACGCTTCGACTTCATGTGGGAAATCCTTTCCGAAGGCATGCTCGGCTTCATTGTGATGGTCGACAGCACCCGCCCCGAAACCTTCCGCGAAGCGCGCTCGATCCTCGAAACCTTCCGCGCCTACGCGCCCACCCCTTATGTGGTCGCCGCAAACAAGCAGGATATGGAAGACGCCTGGGACCTCGAGGACATGCGCCACGCCCTGCGCCTCGACGGAAAAGTAAAACTTCTGCCGTGCGTTGCCACCGACAAAGGCACTGTCAAGACCGTGCTCGTCGAACTGCTTACCAACGTTCTCGCAGATTTGAAATAA
- a CDS encoding DUF4388 domain-containing protein: MALRGNLRDFTITQLLNLINLAQKTGTLVVDGPSEQAYVSFRDGKLAYAKVGQDDGSLAAVLHKANKLTVNQYRAIVERAGKINDKELGLLLINAGYLSQEEILANLQSYFTDALRRLFTWVEGFFRFESEMMAPEDRINVRLDLENIIIEGSRQLREWEQLQDEIPSLDMALKFTDRPMKNVNLSVEEWRVVSFINPKNSMKQIAQTNKMNDIEIRRIVYGLLQAGLVEIVRPEGMVVQQSPKMFPTQDKAEQKSLVNKLIGRIRSL, translated from the coding sequence ATGGCTCTGCGCGGCAACTTACGCGATTTCACTATTACTCAACTGCTCAACTTGATCAACCTTGCTCAAAAAACCGGCACCCTCGTGGTGGATGGACCCAGCGAGCAGGCGTACGTGTCGTTCCGCGATGGGAAACTGGCATACGCCAAAGTAGGGCAGGACGATGGGAGCCTTGCGGCGGTCCTTCACAAAGCCAATAAATTGACCGTCAATCAATATCGCGCCATCGTCGAGCGCGCGGGCAAGATCAACGACAAAGAACTGGGATTGTTGCTCATCAACGCGGGGTATTTGTCGCAGGAGGAAATCCTCGCCAACCTGCAATCGTATTTTACCGACGCGCTTCGCCGCCTGTTCACCTGGGTGGAAGGGTTCTTCCGCTTCGAAAGTGAAATGATGGCGCCCGAAGACCGCATCAACGTGCGGCTTGACCTGGAAAACATCATTATCGAAGGTTCGCGCCAATTGCGCGAGTGGGAGCAGTTGCAAGACGAGATCCCCAGCCTCGATATGGCGTTGAAGTTCACCGACCGCCCAATGAAGAACGTGAACCTGAGCGTGGAAGAGTGGCGCGTGGTTTCATTCATCAACCCCAAGAACTCAATGAAGCAGATCGCGCAGACCAACAAGATGAACGATATCGAAATTCGACGGATCGTTTACGGCTTGTTACAGGCTGGGCTGGTGGAGATCGTTCGTCCCGAAGGGATGGTCGTTCAACAAAGCCCGAAGATGTTCCCGACGCAGGATAAAGCGGAACAGAAGTCGCTGGTGAACAAATTGATCGGGCGAATACGCTCGCTTTAA
- a CDS encoding EamA family transporter, translating into MQRLTGILLIALSAAAFGTLAIFGRYAYAAGMDTFTVLFLRFSLAAILMGILLAARRESLPRGKILAQLIGMGAFGYVGQSFLYLTAIQYASAGLVALLLYLYPFFVLILSAIVFHERITRIKVVALALALAGTALTVDPQGGQAIGAVMAIAAAAIYSVYIIVGANVMRRVSPVQSSTVIFASAGAVFGTMMAFEGAHLPTTNSGWFTVAGIVFIATAIPVVAFLAGLERVGPTNAAMLSTLEPVVTVILGASLFGEQLSPTGLAGGGLILLAVLLLTRGEIAARASAEPD; encoded by the coding sequence ATGCAACGATTAACAGGCATCCTTCTCATTGCCCTCTCTGCCGCCGCCTTTGGAACGCTCGCCATTTTCGGTCGCTACGCCTATGCCGCCGGCATGGATACATTTACCGTTCTGTTCCTCCGTTTTTCGCTGGCGGCAATCCTGATGGGGATTTTGCTGGCGGCGCGGCGCGAATCACTGCCGCGGGGAAAAATACTCGCCCAATTGATTGGGATGGGCGCGTTCGGGTATGTTGGACAATCGTTCCTGTATCTCACGGCGATCCAATACGCCTCAGCGGGACTCGTCGCGCTGCTGTTGTACCTGTATCCATTCTTTGTGCTGATCCTTTCGGCGATCGTGTTCCACGAGCGGATAACGCGCATCAAGGTCGTGGCGCTCGCGCTTGCGTTGGCTGGCACCGCATTGACCGTTGATCCGCAAGGCGGGCAGGCGATTGGCGCGGTGATGGCAATCGCCGCCGCGGCGATCTACTCGGTCTATATCATCGTCGGCGCAAATGTGATGAGGCGCGTCTCGCCGGTGCAATCGTCCACGGTAATCTTTGCGTCGGCAGGCGCGGTGTTCGGAACGATGATGGCGTTCGAGGGGGCGCATCTGCCAACGACAAACTCCGGCTGGTTTACCGTGGCTGGCATTGTGTTCATTGCGACCGCGATTCCCGTCGTCGCATTTTTAGCGGGGCTGGAACGTGTCGGACCGACCAACGCGGCGATGCTCTCCACTCTGGAACCGGTTGTGACGGTTATTTTAGGGGCAAGCTTGTTCGGCGAGCAACTTTCTCCCACCGGGTTGGCGGGAGGCGGGTTGATCCTGCTTGCCGTTCTTTTATTGACGAGGGGTGAAATCGCGGCGCGAGCCAGCGCCGAACCCGATTAA
- a CDS encoding right-handed parallel beta-helix repeat-containing protein: MKPGFPNMVRAMASMFLVCLLFTREVSHPQAKISSSKQISFTGISLLANIETVGVVASGANLPPSAELFYRQTGTIDWKRGHPLKRIDDGRLAGSVFGLSPSTSYDVRVVDGGSEIAGVVVTQPDEISFTPTVVLRVNDDAAPGGNGSVAAPYRTIQEAVNAAVAGTQILVADGMYRENVQFPASGTPGNWIQVKAEGGGAILEGADTLSGSVWTQAVGKSNIWFTQIGGAIGYLARDGKRMYQYESMNGLNNGIGHNNAPIAEGWFFEAATLRLYARSADDPAARAWQAPRFNHAFDVNGREWIWIEGFEMRFYGTRTDGCGVCSLNSSHVVIRRNKIHNMQLGIFINWTGGENLGNDTRIEHNEIYDPTAGNWQWDAVKGSAHEGTGIVLRGHNGAIARGNQIHHIFNGIYTGVSGPAGEDPAIAFDADIYNNRIYDIADDGLEPEGACINQRFRNNTIDRAFSGISLAPITVGPVWVTRNTITNFTNKAFKWDRNSDGAVMIYHNTAWTNSPDANGMDLISPIHNTVMRNNIFQVSGFTFSEKTSGSTNNDWNNDNLYNTRASSNPHFKWENANYNRIGNFCKASGLECAGTDSPPGLADPTGGNFTLSASSPNVDRGASIPGINDSYSGSAPDRGAFEFGAVFTSTPTLFPALTSTSTAIFQSPTPIVTPSITPFPVTQIATTGLPPTQTTPSLTPFPVDSPPTVLSVTRVDASPANSAIVRFRVVFSEPVTGVDWSAPFVDFVLTTAGVGGASIAGVTPETGASYVVQVNTGTGNGTIQLHALDDDSIRDSIGQPLGGVGAGNGNFLNGEIYAINKPAPIPVTVVFRSVGSNDGWILESQKTSERGGTRNASESTFILGDDNRDRQYISILHFSTASLPDNAVVTKVTLMIRSQSYMGTNPFTTHQNIVVDIRKGYFGSSGVLGVNSLDRGDFQAPASLSSAGTILNNPITDWYWAALDPSALQYINLTGATEFRLRFQLPDNADRGNDWIRFYSGNYYSATSHPILQVEYYVP, translated from the coding sequence ATGAAGCCTGGATTTCCAAACATGGTTCGCGCGATGGCGTCGATGTTCCTTGTGTGCCTCCTGTTCACTCGTGAAGTTTCCCATCCGCAAGCGAAAATTTCATCCTCCAAACAAATATCATTCACGGGGATCAGCCTGCTAGCCAACATCGAAACTGTGGGGGTTGTGGCAAGCGGCGCGAACCTGCCACCCTCCGCCGAATTGTTCTATCGACAAACCGGGACGATCGATTGGAAACGCGGACATCCTCTTAAACGAATCGATGATGGCAGGCTGGCGGGCAGTGTCTTCGGGCTGTCCCCCTCCACATCGTACGATGTGAGGGTTGTGGATGGGGGCAGTGAAATTGCCGGCGTTGTTGTCACGCAACCCGATGAAATCTCGTTCACGCCGACTGTCGTCCTGCGCGTTAACGATGATGCGGCGCCCGGTGGAAACGGCTCAGTCGCCGCGCCGTACCGAACAATTCAAGAAGCGGTCAATGCGGCAGTCGCCGGTACCCAAATCCTTGTAGCAGACGGGATGTATCGTGAAAACGTCCAGTTCCCCGCTTCGGGAACGCCGGGGAACTGGATCCAGGTCAAGGCGGAGGGAGGAGGCGCCATCCTCGAAGGGGCAGATACTCTTTCGGGCAGTGTCTGGACTCAAGCAGTGGGAAAATCCAATATCTGGTTTACACAAATAGGCGGCGCCATCGGTTATCTCGCGCGGGACGGCAAGCGCATGTATCAATACGAATCGATGAACGGGTTGAATAACGGCATAGGACATAACAACGCGCCGATTGCCGAGGGTTGGTTTTTTGAAGCGGCAACCTTGCGGCTTTATGCGCGTTCCGCGGACGATCCGGCGGCGCGCGCCTGGCAAGCGCCGCGTTTCAACCATGCTTTTGATGTGAACGGGCGCGAATGGATCTGGATCGAAGGATTCGAAATGCGCTTTTACGGCACGCGCACCGATGGGTGCGGCGTGTGTTCTTTGAATTCATCTCATGTAGTGATCCGCCGCAACAAGATCCACAACATGCAACTGGGCATATTTATCAATTGGACGGGCGGCGAAAACCTCGGCAACGATACGCGCATCGAGCACAACGAAATCTACGATCCGACAGCGGGCAATTGGCAATGGGACGCCGTGAAAGGAAGCGCGCACGAGGGAACGGGCATCGTCTTACGCGGGCATAACGGCGCCATCGCGCGCGGGAATCAGATCCATCATATCTTCAATGGAATCTACACCGGCGTTTCCGGACCTGCGGGCGAAGACCCAGCCATTGCTTTCGATGCGGATATCTACAATAACCGCATATACGATATCGCCGATGACGGTTTGGAACCCGAAGGCGCGTGCATTAATCAGCGCTTCCGCAACAACACCATCGACCGCGCCTTTAGCGGCATTTCGCTTGCGCCGATCACAGTGGGTCCCGTGTGGGTGACGCGCAACACCATCACGAATTTCACGAACAAAGCGTTCAAATGGGATCGCAACTCAGACGGCGCGGTGATGATCTATCACAATACCGCATGGACGAATTCGCCCGACGCCAACGGCATGGATCTGATCAGCCCCATTCATAACACCGTCATGCGCAACAATATTTTTCAAGTGAGCGGGTTTACATTTTCCGAAAAGACCAGCGGCTCGACCAACAACGATTGGAACAACGACAACCTCTATAACACCCGCGCCTCGAGCAATCCGCATTTCAAATGGGAAAACGCAAATTACAACCGCATCGGCAATTTCTGCAAGGCATCGGGACTCGAGTGCGCCGGTACCGACTCGCCACCGGGGCTGGCGGACCCCACCGGCGGAAACTTCACCCTGAGCGCATCCAGCCCGAATGTGGATCGAGGCGCATCCATCCCCGGCATCAACGATTCATACAGCGGCTCGGCGCCCGATCGCGGCGCGTTCGAATTTGGCGCGGTATTCACATCCACGCCTACGCTATTCCCAGCACTCACTTCAACATCGACCGCGATCTTTCAATCGCCGACTCCCATAGTCACCCCGTCCATCACGCCATTCCCGGTCACGCAGATAGCCACAACTGGACTCCCGCCGACTCAAACCACGCCAAGCCTGACGCCGTTCCCGGTCGATTCACCCCCGACAGTGCTATCTGTCACGCGCGTGGACGCATCTCCCGCCAATTCAGCCATCGTCCGCTTCCGCGTGGTATTTTCTGAACCTGTGACCGGCGTGGATTGGTCTGCGCCGTTTGTAGATTTTGTGTTGACCACAGCCGGAGTCGGCGGCGCTTCAATCGCGGGGGTTACACCGGAAACGGGCGCGAGCTATGTGGTGCAAGTGAACACCGGCACAGGCAATGGGACAATTCAACTGCACGCGCTGGACGACGACAGCATCCGCGACTCGATCGGTCAGCCGCTTGGCGGGGTGGGCGCCGGCAATGGAAATTTCTTAAATGGTGAAATATACGCGATCAACAAGCCCGCGCCAATCCCTGTCACTGTAGTTTTCAGGTCGGTCGGGTCAAACGACGGTTGGATTCTTGAATCACAAAAGACCAGCGAGCGCGGCGGAACACGCAACGCGTCCGAGTCCACATTCATCCTCGGCGACGATAACCGCGACCGGCAATATATTTCCATCCTTCACTTTTCGACGGCTTCGTTGCCCGATAACGCCGTTGTGACCAAAGTGACGCTGATGATCCGCAGTCAGAGTTACATGGGAACCAACCCGTTCACCACGCACCAGAACATCGTCGTGGACATACGAAAGGGATATTTCGGCTCCTCCGGTGTGCTGGGGGTCAATAGCCTCGACCGCGGAGATTTTCAAGCGCCAGCCAGCCTGAGCAGTGCGGGGACGATCCTCAATAACCCGATCACCGACTGGTATTGGGCGGCATTAGATCCATCCGCGTTGCAATATATCAATTTAACCGGCGCGACCGAGTTCCGCTTGCGCTTCCAACTTCCTGATAACGCGGACCGGGGCAACGATTGGATTCGGTTTTATAGCGGAAATTACTACTCCGCCACATCACACCCGATCTTGCAAGTTGAGTACTACGTTCCGTAG
- a CDS encoding tetratricopeptide repeat protein, whose product MKKNQIRSDRISGESDDFGSFLKYLRLRAGLGQRDLGIAVGYGEAQISRLEHNHRLPDLEMVRARFIPALELDDQPELAKRLVELARRSLQAGDEDESQVEEMGILEAIPSTMGSQVARQSVADSIQGALERNRVVLVYGFPGVGKSALCGAIMRRAYESKQPVFWHTAHRADPAPFETLLRQLALFLVAQGVEDAALWIQPGGLPIEAALSSLAEHLRSLQPLVCVDEFHHLAAREQAVAMTEKLIGESRSRFLFASRERVAIAGAEAILLTGMSEKESRELAKSLDVSLADDAFHSLFEITQGNPMMLKLASQAIRREPAHTDQFLRALSTQREVASFLVENALQGLPPSALNLLSLISIFRQPVNLLDIDIVQRLREAELATALDEALSVLQKRQFFDNPVEARLHPLLKEHLEAILNARPELHRALHELAARHLRAVAPHSLEALHHLTQANDAPEVLQYVRSAHLHWDSTGQGEYAADLIASMLNRTRNTPAWNAPLEAQLLSYRGQLLMSGRRAAEAEADFRQALSLANAADALPPERFSISLRLARFLLQRGKAAEADQLCDEAERIAASNPDPSLLAEAYAVRCTLRLIQSRFDDAAGLAQRALDLAEPLEHTHIQLVAGARTMAYNTLGIVSHIRRDIPAALAHWRNAEDAALLAGNLRTAFRIKGNIGGLRFDQGELDDARQTYEEILDATQALGDIFALGKILNALGAIYHLQARPAEALELLDKARKLKRLIGDAQGEATTDNQRAQVLLGTGRAAEARQVMERLLKQTEETGETRWRASYLDTLGMILLGLGEFDEARLRLEEASSLPGAAADPQLNTYLRNHLALACLGLEEAVEAEEVLTKTEGMLNDGMVALESRLVHALVLSARGRQANALAALKSIEEDATRQTLCFFAGMARHAREAIKDGNSIGHCVSVLVCGGALEN is encoded by the coding sequence ATGAAGAAAAATCAGATAAGATCCGACCGAATAAGCGGGGAGTCTGATGATTTCGGCTCGTTCCTGAAATATCTTCGTTTGCGCGCCGGGTTGGGTCAGCGCGATCTCGGCATCGCGGTTGGTTACGGCGAGGCGCAAATTTCGCGCCTTGAACACAATCATCGCCTGCCCGATCTCGAAATGGTGCGCGCGCGATTCATTCCCGCGCTGGAGTTGGACGATCAGCCTGAATTGGCGAAGCGACTCGTCGAATTAGCGCGCCGGTCTTTGCAGGCAGGCGATGAGGATGAGTCTCAGGTGGAAGAGATGGGGATATTGGAGGCGATCCCCTCAACGATGGGCTCGCAGGTCGCTCGCCAGTCTGTGGCAGATTCGATTCAAGGCGCGCTGGAGCGAAACCGCGTTGTTTTAGTGTATGGGTTTCCCGGCGTCGGAAAAAGCGCGCTCTGCGGCGCGATCATGAGACGCGCGTACGAGTCGAAACAGCCGGTGTTCTGGCATACGGCTCACAGGGCAGACCCTGCGCCGTTTGAAACGCTCCTGCGGCAATTGGCGTTGTTCCTCGTGGCGCAAGGGGTCGAAGACGCCGCGCTGTGGATCCAGCCGGGCGGGCTTCCCATCGAAGCGGCGCTCTCGTCTCTTGCGGAGCATCTGCGTTCTTTACAACCTCTTGTCTGCGTGGATGAATTTCATCATCTCGCCGCTCGCGAGCAAGCGGTTGCGATGACCGAGAAGCTGATCGGCGAAAGCCGCTCGCGCTTCCTGTTCGCTTCGCGCGAGCGCGTTGCGATCGCGGGCGCCGAGGCGATCCTGTTGACCGGGATGAGCGAAAAAGAATCGCGCGAATTGGCGAAGTCGCTCGATGTGTCGCTTGCCGACGATGCGTTCCATTCCCTGTTCGAGATCACGCAGGGCAACCCGATGATGTTGAAGTTGGCGAGCCAAGCCATTCGGCGCGAGCCCGCGCATACGGATCAATTCCTGCGCGCGCTTTCCACACAGCGCGAAGTCGCATCTTTTCTTGTGGAGAATGCCCTGCAAGGACTCCCGCCCTCCGCATTGAACCTCCTTTCGTTGATCTCGATTTTCAGGCAACCCGTCAACCTGCTCGATATTGACATCGTCCAACGCTTGCGCGAGGCGGAGTTGGCGACAGCGTTGGACGAGGCGTTGTCTGTGTTGCAAAAACGACAATTCTTCGATAACCCTGTCGAAGCGCGGCTGCACCCGCTTTTGAAGGAACATCTCGAAGCGATCTTGAACGCGCGCCCGGAATTACACCGCGCGCTTCACGAACTCGCGGCGCGACATCTCCGCGCGGTTGCCCCGCATTCGCTGGAAGCGCTCCATCATCTTACGCAGGCGAACGACGCGCCGGAGGTGTTGCAATACGTTCGGTCTGCGCATCTGCATTGGGATTCGACCGGGCAGGGCGAGTACGCCGCCGATCTGATCGCCTCCATGTTGAATCGAACTCGCAACACTCCCGCGTGGAACGCTCCACTGGAAGCGCAACTCCTTTCCTATCGCGGTCAACTGCTGATGAGCGGACGACGAGCCGCCGAAGCCGAGGCAGATTTTCGTCAGGCGTTGTCGCTTGCCAACGCGGCAGACGCTTTGCCGCCGGAGCGCTTCTCGATCTCTTTGCGACTCGCCCGATTCTTGTTACAGCGCGGGAAAGCGGCGGAGGCGGATCAACTGTGCGACGAAGCCGAACGTATCGCCGCCTCGAATCCGGATCCCAGCCTGCTCGCCGAGGCGTATGCCGTTCGCTGCACCTTGAGGCTGATCCAATCGCGCTTCGACGACGCGGCAGGGCTTGCCCAGCGCGCGCTCGATCTCGCCGAACCGCTGGAACATACTCACATCCAACTCGTGGCGGGCGCGCGGACCATGGCTTACAACACGCTGGGTATCGTCTCGCACATCCGGCGCGACATCCCCGCCGCGCTCGCCCATTGGCGCAATGCGGAAGACGCCGCGCTGTTGGCGGGCAATCTGCGCACGGCGTTTCGCATCAAAGGCAATATCGGCGGTTTGCGCTTCGATCAAGGCGAACTCGACGACGCCCGCCAAACGTATGAGGAAATTCTGGATGCGACGCAAGCGCTGGGCGATATCTTTGCGCTCGGAAAAATCTTGAACGCGCTCGGCGCGATCTATCATTTGCAAGCGCGTCCCGCCGAGGCGTTGGAACTTTTAGACAAGGCGAGAAAATTGAAGCGGTTGATCGGCGATGCGCAAGGCGAGGCGACCACCGACAACCAGCGCGCGCAAGTTCTGCTCGGAACCGGACGCGCCGCAGAGGCGCGGCAAGTTATGGAACGCCTGCTCAAACAAACCGAAGAGACCGGCGAAACGCGCTGGCGCGCGTCTTACCTCGACACCTTGGGGATGATCCTGCTGGGGTTGGGAGAATTCGATGAGGCGCGTCTGCGGCTGGAGGAGGCATCGTCGCTCCCCGGCGCCGCGGCAGACCCGCAACTCAACACATACCTTCGCAATCACCTCGCGCTTGCGTGTTTGGGTCTCGAGGAGGCTGTGGAAGCGGAAGAGGTATTGACCAAAACAGAAGGTATGCTGAATGACGGCATGGTCGCGCTGGAAAGCCGTCTGGTTCATGCGCTGGTCTTGTCGGCGCGCGGCAGGCAGGCGAATGCGCTCGCCGCGCTGAAATCCATTGAAGAAGACGCAACGCGCCAAACGCTGTGCTTTTTTGCCGGCATGGCGCGCCATGCGCGCGAAGCGATCAAAGATGGGAATTCGATCGGTCACTGTGTTTCTGTGTTGGTTTGCGGCGGGGCATTGGAGAACTAA
- a CDS encoding 2-oxo acid dehydrogenase subunit E2 — MAETINMPKLGFDMAEGTLVRWVKQVGENINKGDVLAEIETDKATVEVESPAGGVVLQLIVNQGDVVPVNAPIAVVGAAGEKISDQSSVSSRQSKVESGKKKEESVADEKPVQSTGQSASVPSTVSTPQASSIVHGQSPEIKASPLAKKIARDNNINLAQLQGTGPGGRVVRKDVESVISGQSSVSSKQSAPSIYQLPITAPDDEVVQLTKLRQAIARRMTESKTSVPHFYVSHEYNMGAVMAMRKQVNEYLPDNEKLSVNDFIVKAVALALREFPNINATFAGDKVVRHGAVNVGVAVAVTGGLLTVVNKNTDQLPLRQISADVKQKVARARDGKVKPDDIEGSTFSISNLGMYDVENFIAIVNPPEAAILAVGSAREVPVVESGELKVGWRMKATVSVDHRVSDGAEAAQFMQSLAKYLETPALMLV, encoded by the coding sequence ATGGCTGAAACGATCAACATGCCCAAACTTGGTTTCGACATGGCGGAAGGCACGCTCGTCCGCTGGGTGAAACAGGTTGGCGAAAATATCAACAAGGGTGATGTGCTTGCCGAGATCGAAACCGACAAAGCCACCGTTGAAGTGGAGTCGCCTGCGGGCGGCGTTGTTCTGCAACTCATCGTCAATCAAGGCGATGTTGTGCCGGTGAATGCGCCGATTGCGGTGGTGGGAGCGGCGGGAGAAAAGATTAGTGATCAGTCATCGGTGAGCAGTAGGCAGTCGAAAGTGGAAAGTGGAAAGAAGAAAGAGGAAAGTGTGGCGGATGAAAAGCCGGTTCAATCTACGGGGCAATCTGCTTCAGTTCCCTCGACAGTTTCCACGCCTCAAGCATCGTCCATCGTCCATGGTCAATCGCCAGAGATCAAAGCGTCGCCTCTTGCGAAGAAGATCGCCCGCGATAACAACATCAACCTCGCCCAACTCCAGGGGACGGGTCCCGGCGGGCGCGTGGTTCGCAAAGATGTGGAATCGGTTATCAGTGGCCAGTCATCAGTGAGCAGTAAACAGTCCGCGCCATCGATTTACCAATTACCAATTACTGCCCCAGACGACGAAGTCGTGCAATTAACCAAACTCCGCCAAGCCATCGCTCGCCGCATGACGGAATCGAAAACGTCCGTTCCGCATTTCTATGTGAGCCACGAATACAACATGGGCGCGGTCATGGCGATGCGAAAACAAGTCAACGAATATTTGCCCGATAACGAAAAACTTTCGGTCAATGATTTCATCGTTAAAGCGGTTGCGCTTGCGTTGCGTGAATTCCCGAACATCAACGCGACCTTTGCGGGCGATAAAGTCGTCCGTCACGGCGCGGTGAATGTGGGAGTCGCTGTGGCTGTCACTGGCGGCTTGCTCACCGTCGTCAACAAGAACACGGATCAACTTCCATTGCGGCAAATCTCCGCCGACGTGAAGCAAAAAGTTGCGCGCGCGCGTGATGGCAAGGTCAAGCCCGATGATATCGAAGGCTCGACGTTTTCGATCAGCAACTTGGGCATGTACGATGTGGAAAACTTCATCGCCATCGTCAACCCGCCCGAAGCGGCGATCCTTGCCGTCGGTTCTGCGCGCGAGGTTCCTGTTGTGGAAAGTGGCGAGTTGAAAGTGGGCTGGCGCATGAAAGCGACTGTGTCCGTTGACCACCGCGTCAGTGATGGGGCGGAGGCGGCGCAGTTCATGCAGTCGCTGGCGAAATATCTGGAAACGCCCGCGCTGATGTTGGTGTAA
- a CDS encoding alpha-ketoacid dehydrogenase subunit beta — translation MAKITMREAISQALMEEMDRDPAVFIMGEEVGVWGGTYAVTKGFYDKYGADRVKDTPIAENAIVGAAIGAAMVGQRPIAELMTINFAFSAMDYIVNQAPKLHYMFGGQFTVPLVIRAVGGGGRQLGATHSQTPDAIFAHFPGLKVVSPGTPEDAKGLLKSAIRSNDPILFIEHATMYQVRGEVPEGEYLIPIGKSKVQRAGKDLTIVTYCKGLELSMKAADELSKEGIEAEIVDLRTLRPLDMEPVLESFKKTNRAIVVEEGWKSYGVGSEIVSRMYEEAFDYVDAPIIRVAQKEVPLPYNRALEQAALPQVPDIIAAAKEVLR, via the coding sequence ATGGCAAAAATTACAATGCGCGAGGCGATCTCGCAAGCCCTCATGGAAGAAATGGACCGCGATCCCGCCGTCTTCATTATGGGCGAGGAAGTGGGCGTGTGGGGCGGCACGTACGCGGTGACCAAAGGTTTTTACGATAAGTACGGCGCGGACAGAGTGAAAGATACGCCCATCGCGGAAAATGCGATTGTCGGCGCGGCGATCGGCGCGGCGATGGTGGGACAGCGTCCGATTGCGGAATTGATGACGATCAACTTCGCTTTTTCGGCGATGGATTACATCGTCAACCAAGCGCCCAAGTTGCATTACATGTTTGGCGGACAGTTCACCGTCCCGTTGGTGATTCGCGCCGTCGGCGGAGGCGGACGTCAACTCGGCGCGACGCACTCGCAAACGCCCGATGCGATCTTCGCGCATTTCCCCGGTCTTAAGGTCGTGTCGCCGGGGACGCCGGAAGATGCCAAAGGATTACTGAAATCAGCCATCAGGTCGAATGACCCGATTCTGTTTATCGAACACGCCACCATGTATCAAGTGCGCGGCGAGGTTCCCGAAGGCGAGTATCTCATCCCGATTGGAAAATCCAAAGTGCAGCGCGCGGGCAAAGACCTCACCATCGTCACGTATTGCAAAGGTCTCGAACTTTCGATGAAAGCCGCGGATGAATTATCCAAAGAAGGAATCGAAGCGGAGATCGTTGACTTGCGCACACTGCGCCCGCTCGATATGGAACCCGTTCTCGAATCGTTCAAGAAAACGAATCGCGCGATTGTCGTCGAAGAAGGATGGAAATCCTACGGCGTGGGCAGTGAGATCGTGAGTCGCATGTACGAAGAAGCATTCGATTATGTTGATGCGCCTATCATCCGCGTTGCACAAAAAGAAGTTCCGCTTCCATATAATCGCGCGCTCGAACAAGCCGCATTGCCGCAAGTGCCAGACATCATCGCCGCGGCAAAGGAGGTCTTGCGATAA